In a genomic window of Physeter macrocephalus isolate SW-GA chromosome 14, ASM283717v5, whole genome shotgun sequence:
- the RNF222 gene encoding RING finger protein 222: MSMSEGESQESSGGECPVCYEKFCDLEGGSRTLSCRHMFCHDCLVKYLLSTRVDGQVQRTVVCPVCRYVTFLNKKSSCWPSKLDKSSQTLAVPMGLPPVPPPDTLGHANPLALSQPCWRPSPNQGGQLPLDPPPGLPREPQIFIISCHGMPLGAEQDSILAGRRLAEPSEASQVPSSTRSFCICSWALLLITLIAVVAAILPWVLLVRKHA, translated from the exons ATGT CCATGTCCGAGGGGGAGAGCCAGGAAAGCTCGGGCGGCGAGTGCCCCGTGTGCTACGAGAAGTTCTGCGATCTGGAGGGCGGCAGCCGGACGCTAAGCTGTCGCCACATGTTCTGCCATGACTGCCTGGTCAAGTACCTCCTCTCCACGCGCGTGGACGGGCAGGTCCAGAGGACCGTCGTCTGCCCCGTCTGCCGCTACGTCACCTTCCTCAACAAGAAGAGCTCCTGCTGGCCCTCCAAGCTGGACAAGAGCTCTCAGACCCTGGCCGTGCCCATGGGCCTGCCGCCCGTGCCACCGCCGGACACCCTAGGCCACGCCAACCCCCTGGCCCTCTCCCAGCCTTGCTGGAGGCCGTCCCCGAATCAGGGCGGCCAGCTGCCCTTGGACCCGCCGCCCGGCCTGCCCCGGGAGCCGCAGATCTTCATCATCAGCTGCCACGGGATGCCCCTGGGGGCGGAGCAGGACAGCATCCTGGCCGGGCGCAGACTGGCCGAGCCCTCGGAGGCCTCCCAGGTGCCCAGCTCCACCCGGTCGTTCTGCATTTGCTCCTGGGCCCTACTGCTCATCACCCTCATTGCCGTGGTGGCTGCCATCCTGCCCTGGGTGCTGCTGGTGAGGAAGCACGCGTGA